TCTTCGTTATCTAGCTCAATTTCTACAGCGGCTTCATCAAGTAAGTCTTGAAGCCAACCGGTACTTACACCTGCTTGTTCAACTTTTTTAGGCTTAACGTCACGAGGTTTCTCTTCAAAAGTATTCCAGCCGCCACAATTTGGGCATTTACCAAGCCAGCCGCTACTCTCATAGCCACAAGCTGTACAATAATAAGTATTAGATTTCTTTGCCATGCAAAACCTCGCAATTCTTATGTTTTAATAAACTTTTGCTTTACAGACCTTAGCACAGAAAAATTCATGTGGTTTTTAACCGTCTGCATCTAAATTTATAATAAAACTTTGCCCAAAGCTTATTCGTCAACAATTTCCAACAAAACTGGACAATGGTCAGAACCCATAACCTGATCCAAAATATCTGCCTTCAAGAGTCTATCCTCAAATCTTTCACTAACTAAGAAATAGTCTATACGCCAGCCAGCGTTTCTGTTACGAGCATAGGTCCTATAGCTCCACCAGGTATAGCGTTCTTCTACGTCAGGTTCAAAATATCTAAAAGTATCGATAAACCCAGTATCTAGAAGTTTAGAAAAATCCCCACGCTCTTCATCACTAAAACCAGCATTCATGTGGTTTGATTCAGGGTTCTTCAGGTCAATTTCTGTGTGGGCCACGTTTAGATCACCACAAACAACAACAGGTTTAATGGCATCTAACTTCTCTAAATATAATCTAAAAGCCTCATTCCAGACTTGACGATTATCTAGTCGTTTAAGTTGGTTTTGTGAGTTAGGTGTATACACGGTGACGAAGTAATAATCAGAGAATTCAAGGGTAATAACACGTCCCTCAGTTTCCATTTGCTCAACAATCAAGCCATGGTCAGATTCACCGTGGTCAGCAGCGATAAAATCTTGTGACATATGGAAAATTTTAACCTCGTCTAGATCAATTAATTTTTCTTCTTCAGGAATATTTAATCCGTGACTAAAACTAATTGGTTTATTTTTAGTAAAAATAGCAGTTCCAGAATAACCCTTTTTGCCTGCATAGTTCCAAAATTGATAATATCCTGGGAGGTCCAACTTAACTTGATCTTTTTGACACTTAGTCTCTTGAATGGCAAAAATATCTGCATCAATCTCCTCAAAGAATTCATTGAAGTTTTTATTTAAAACTGCCCTAATTCCATTAACGTTCCAAGAAATAAATTTTTTGCTCATAAAACCTACTTTCTTTAATAAATATTTTTTGCTTATGTACTTAATTTTAAGGCTAAAGTGTTTTTTTGTCGATTGACTTTGTTTGTAGTTTGTTTGTACTTTGTTTGTAGTAGATTACGTGATAAAATTACCGAACTGTTATATAATTTTAAAGATAGATTTGCCCTAAGTTATGGGCTTAAATTGTACAATCATGGAGGCGTTATGAAGAATACAGCAGCAAAAGGAACTCAGGATATATTGCCAGAGATTAGTAGTGCCTGGGAACATATAGAAGATAAGTTCAGGGAAATATGCCAACTTTACGGATACGAAGAGATTAGAACTCCGACATTTGAGCATACTGAGGTCTTTGCTCGTGGTGTTGGTGAGACTAGTGACGTCGTCCAAAAAGAGATGTACACTTTCGAAGACAAAGGTAATAGATCAATTACTTTGAGACCAGAAGGAACTGCTGGTATAGTAAGAAGCTTTATTGAAAATGGGATGAACTCCTTAGCCTTCCCAGTTAGATTATTTTATGAGATAACAGCTTTTAGGTATGAGAATGTACAAAAAGGTCGTTATAGAGAATTCCACCAACTAGGAGTGGAAGCTTTTGGTGCTGAGGGACCATTTATCGATGCTGAGATGTTAGCAATGTTGCAACATTTCTTCAAAGCTCTAGGTTTGAAACAAATTAATTTAGAAATTAACAGTTTAGGAACACCAGAGAGTAGAGCAGTTTATAGAGAAACCTTGCTTGGATATTTGAGACCTCATAAAAATGAACTTTGTGAGGACTGCCAAGCTAGAATGGAGGAGAACCCTCTACGTGTATTGGACTGCAAAAATGATCACTGCCATGAGATTACGAAGTCAGCTCCTTTGATTCTTGATTATCTTGATGAAGAAAGCGAAGCACACTTTAACAAGTTACAAGAGCTACTAGATAATCTAGGAGTTGAGTACAAGGTAAATCCTAAGATAGTTAGAGGTTTAGATTACTATAGCAAAACTGTTTTTGAGTTCATTTCAGAGAATGTTGGTACTCAAGGAACTATCTGTGGCGGAGGCCGCTATGATGGCTTGATTAAACTAATGGGCGGTCAAGATACTCCAGGAATTGGATTTGCCCTAGGTGAAGAGAGATTATTGCTAGAGTTAGAGGCACAGGGTGTTTTAAGAAACGATAGGCCAGTAGCTGATGTATTTATTGCAAGTTTAGATGATGAAGCTTTAGAAGCTGCACAGAAACTAAGCCAAGAACTTCGCTACTTAGGTATAAGAGCTCAATACGAATTGACAGGTAGATCACTCAAAGCTCAAATGAAATATGCAGGTAAGCAAGGGGCCAAGAATTTAATTGTTCTTGGTGGAGATGAATTGAGCGAGGGCAAGGCAGCTGTAAGAAGTTTGGTTGAGAAGGACAAAGCTGAGCATGAGTTCGATCTAGACCATGTTGAAGTTCTAGCAGACTATTTGAAAAATTAGCTAAATAAGCAAGATGAGTGTAAAACTTAGCTCGATAAAAATGTAAAAAGTGTAAAATAAGGTATAAATTTATTTAGATTGTTTGAGGAGAAAAAATGGCTGAGAGTTTAAAAGGTATAAAACGTACTAATTATTGTGCTGAGATTAGTGAAGCTGATTTGGGCAAAGAGTTAGTC
Above is a window of Fastidiosipila sanguinis DNA encoding:
- a CDS encoding exodeoxyribonuclease III — its product is MSKKFISWNVNGIRAVLNKNFNEFFEEIDADIFAIQETKCQKDQVKLDLPGYYQFWNYAGKKGYSGTAIFTKNKPISFSHGLNIPEEEKLIDLDEVKIFHMSQDFIAADHGESDHGLIVEQMETEGRVITLEFSDYYFVTVYTPNSQNQLKRLDNRQVWNEAFRLYLEKLDAIKPVVVCGDLNVAHTEIDLKNPESNHMNAGFSDEERGDFSKLLDTGFIDTFRYFEPDVEERYTWWSYRTYARNRNAGWRIDYFLVSERFEDRLLKADILDQVMGSDHCPVLLEIVDE
- the hisS gene encoding histidine--tRNA ligase, coding for MKNTAAKGTQDILPEISSAWEHIEDKFREICQLYGYEEIRTPTFEHTEVFARGVGETSDVVQKEMYTFEDKGNRSITLRPEGTAGIVRSFIENGMNSLAFPVRLFYEITAFRYENVQKGRYREFHQLGVEAFGAEGPFIDAEMLAMLQHFFKALGLKQINLEINSLGTPESRAVYRETLLGYLRPHKNELCEDCQARMEENPLRVLDCKNDHCHEITKSAPLILDYLDEESEAHFNKLQELLDNLGVEYKVNPKIVRGLDYYSKTVFEFISENVGTQGTICGGGRYDGLIKLMGGQDTPGIGFALGEERLLLELEAQGVLRNDRPVADVFIASLDDEALEAAQKLSQELRYLGIRAQYELTGRSLKAQMKYAGKQGAKNLIVLGGDELSEGKAAVRSLVEKDKAEHEFDLDHVEVLADYLKN